Below is a genomic region from Herpetosiphonaceae bacterium.
GGCCTTCAGCACCTTTTTGCTGCGACAATATTTCCTGGGCATTCCGCTCGACCTCGACGAGGCGGCGCGGATCGACGGCGCTTCGTCGTTCCGCATCTGGTGGCGGATCGTGCTGCCGCTGAGCGGGCCGGTGCTGGCGGCGCTGACGATCTTTGTTTTTCTCAACAACTGGAACGATTTTCTCTGGCCGCTGGTGATCACCGACTCGATCGAGATGCGGACGCTGCCGGTGGGCCTAAGCGTGCTGCAAGGCCAGCATAGCGTGCGCTGGAATCTGCTGATGGCCGGCTCGGTGATCGCGATGCTGCCTGTGCTCGTGGTCTATATCGTCGGGCAGAAGTGGTTCATCCAGGGCTTTACGATGTCCGGCCTTGGCGGGCGCTGAGGGTGATTGTTCGTTGATCCGTAAGGCGAGGCGCTGCCTCGTCGAGGGCAGCCCGGCGGGTCGCCCATACGATCCCGATTAAATTGTGCGACAACATGCAGAACAAAAACATAATCGCCATACCACGGCGCTGGCGCGTGGCAGCGCCGCTGCTGGCGCTGCTGCTGGCCGGCTGCACCGCGCTGCCGCGCGGACCCTCCGCCGCCCAGGCGCTCCCGGCGCTGCCCGCCGCACTTCAGCCGGTCGATGTTGAAGCGACCCCCCTGGCAGCGCCCGCGCAGCCGTGCGGCGATTCGTTCATCGCCCACGATCTCGATCACATCACGACGGTGCCCGGCGACAGGGTCGAGATGTTCGAGGCGAACGGCGCTGGCGTCGCGATCGGCGATCTCGATCGTGACGGCGCTCTGGATCTCGTTCTCGCCAATCATCACGATGCCAACACGATCTTGTGGAATGAGGGCGGCCTGCGCTTTCGCGCCGAGCGCATGGAGCATGGCGACTCACGGGCGGTCAACCTGGTCGATCTCGACGCCGACGGCTGGCTCGATATTGTTTTCACCCGCCGTGCCAGCGCGCCGAACTACTGGCGCAACAGCGGCAGCCGGGCGCAGCCGCGCTTCGTGCGCGAGGTGCTGCCCCGGATCTACAAGCCGGCCAACGCGATGAACTGGGCCGATCTCGACGGCGATACCGACCTCGATCTGGTCGCGGGCTCGTACGACGCGGGCATGCTCGCCGATCAGGGCAATAGCTATCTGCTGGGCAACGGCGCGGGCGTCTACTACTACGAGAACCAGAGCACGGCCTTCGCCGCAACCCGGCTGGCGGCCCAGTCGCAGGCGCTCGCCATCGCGCTGCCCGATCTGGACGCCGACGGCCAGCGCGATATTGTCGTCGGCAACGATTTCGCGGTCTACGATCAGTCCTGGCTGCGGCATGGAGCGGCCTGGAGCGCCACGCAGCCTTTCTCGACGACCAGCCACAGCACGATGAGCTTCGACCTGGGCGACGTCGACAACGACGGCAGCCAGGAGCTATTCTCGACCGACATGAAGCCCTACGCCCACGACGTGGCAACGCTGGCGACGTGGCGACCGCTGATGGCCGAGATGTGGGAGCCTCCGCTCAAGGGCGATCCGCAGATCATGGAAAATGTGCTTCAGGTGCGCGGCTCTGACGGCGCGTTCCGTAACGAGGCGTACCAGCGCGGCGTCGACGCCAGCGGCTGGAGCTGGTCGGGCAAGTTCGG
It encodes:
- a CDS encoding CRTAC1 family protein, with the protein product MQNKNIIAIPRRWRVAAPLLALLLAGCTALPRGPSAAQALPALPAALQPVDVEATPLAAPAQPCGDSFIAHDLDHITTVPGDRVEMFEANGAGVAIGDLDRDGALDLVLANHHDANTILWNEGGLRFRAERMEHGDSRAVNLVDLDADGWLDIVFTRRASAPNYWRNSGSRAQPRFVREVLPRIYKPANAMNWADLDGDTDLDLVAGSYDAGMLADQGNSYLLGNGAGVYYYENQSTAFAATRLAAQSQALAIALPDLDADGQRDIVVGNDFAVYDQSWLRHGAAWSATQPFSTTSHSTMSFDLGDVDNDGSQELFSTDMKPYAHDVATLATWRPLMAEMWEPPLKGDPQIMENVLQVRGSDGAFRNEAYQRGVDASGWSWSGKFGDLDNDGWLDLYVVNGMIEAEIFDYLPNHELVEQNQVFHNDGGGRFVPMPQWGLGSIRSGRGMSMADLDGDGDLEVVVNNLRSAAQLFENRLCGGSGFQVDLYWPQSKNTRAIGATLALHTSAGTFPRDVRAASGYLSGDPARIHFGVPANATLLRLDIRWPDGATSALDRPVPRALLTITRN